One region of Cheilinus undulatus linkage group 4, ASM1832078v1, whole genome shotgun sequence genomic DNA includes:
- the cenpk gene encoding centromere protein K isoform X3, producing MMAELKPVELSEEARNELMDQCEDQFVQLKKLQNEIILCEPDSCESPQEQSVNQLMATEAELKQWMTVEPKLLARNSEVLLQAGKDEMLKLCSELEMIVSCYEAKRDKLRETKELELKWLEEKKHMLIAASDHVEKLKNEKEKLSELSVWHDTKAKIQKMKVYEERLMESLGEVLEKHAPLPQNESSANKKKKNITSELHEDWISLNEILELLMNKVLTTPHDPYVTIDGTFWPPYVEMLLRYGIAVRHQENNFKIRLETFW from the exons ATGATG GCAGAGTTAAAGCCAGTAGAGCTGTCAGAGGAAGCTCGAAACGAGCTGATGGACCAGTGTGAAGATCAGTTTGTTCAGCTTAAAAAG CTTCAGAATGAGATCATACTTTGTGAACCAGATTCCTGTGAGAGTCCACAGGAGCAG TCAGTGAATCAGCTGATGGCAACAGAAGCTGAGCTGAAGCAGTGGATGACAGTGGAACCAAAAT TACTGGCACGGAATTCTGAAGTTCTACTTCAAGCTGGAAAAGATGAG ATGCTCAAGCTGTGCTCTGAACTTGAAATGATTGTTTCCTGCTATGAAGCAAAGCGAGACAAACTGAGAGAAACTAAAGAACT GGAACTGAAATGGCTGGAGGAGAAGAAACATATGCTGATAGCTGCCAGTGATCATGTTGAAAAGCTTAAGAATGAGAAGGAGAAATTATCAGAGCTCAG tgtatggcaTGACACCAAGGCCAAAATTCAGAAGATGAAGGTGTATGAGGAACGGTTGATGGAGTCTCTGGGCGAAGTTCTAGAGAAACATGCCCCTTTGCCTCAGAATGAATCCAGtgcaaacaaaaagaagaag aaCATAACCTCAGAGCTACATGAAGACTGGATTTCACTTAACGAAATTCTTGAG CTACTTATGAACAAAGTTCTGACAACCCCACATGACCCCTATGTGACGATAGATGGCACATTCTGGCCTCCATATGTAGAGATGCTGCTCCGCTATGGTATTGCAGTGAGGCACCAAGAAAACAACTTCAAGATACGCCTGGAAACCTTTTGGTGA
- the cenpk gene encoding centromere protein K isoform X1 — protein sequence MMAELKPVELSEEARNELMDQCEDQFVQLKKLQNEIILCEPDSCESPQEQSVNQLMATEAELKQWMTVEPKLLARNSEVLLQAGKDEMLKLCSELEMIVSCYEAKRDKLRETKELELKWLEEKKHMLIAASDHVEKLKNEKEKLSELSVWHDTKAKIQKMKVYEERLMESLGEVLEKHAPLPQNESSANKKKKNITSELHEDWISLNEILELLMNKVLTTPHDPYVTIDGTFWPPYVEMLLRYGIAVRHQENNFKIRLETFWSSLRCCLWINFFCFSKARFCYLKVMHIIILFKMFICTFHVMFVTNIVKMILP from the exons ATGATG GCAGAGTTAAAGCCAGTAGAGCTGTCAGAGGAAGCTCGAAACGAGCTGATGGACCAGTGTGAAGATCAGTTTGTTCAGCTTAAAAAG CTTCAGAATGAGATCATACTTTGTGAACCAGATTCCTGTGAGAGTCCACAGGAGCAG TCAGTGAATCAGCTGATGGCAACAGAAGCTGAGCTGAAGCAGTGGATGACAGTGGAACCAAAAT TACTGGCACGGAATTCTGAAGTTCTACTTCAAGCTGGAAAAGATGAG ATGCTCAAGCTGTGCTCTGAACTTGAAATGATTGTTTCCTGCTATGAAGCAAAGCGAGACAAACTGAGAGAAACTAAAGAACT GGAACTGAAATGGCTGGAGGAGAAGAAACATATGCTGATAGCTGCCAGTGATCATGTTGAAAAGCTTAAGAATGAGAAGGAGAAATTATCAGAGCTCAG tgtatggcaTGACACCAAGGCCAAAATTCAGAAGATGAAGGTGTATGAGGAACGGTTGATGGAGTCTCTGGGCGAAGTTCTAGAGAAACATGCCCCTTTGCCTCAGAATGAATCCAGtgcaaacaaaaagaagaag aaCATAACCTCAGAGCTACATGAAGACTGGATTTCACTTAACGAAATTCTTGAG CTACTTATGAACAAAGTTCTGACAACCCCACATGACCCCTATGTGACGATAGATGGCACATTCTGGCCTCCATATGTAGAGATGCTGCTCCGCTATGGTATTGCAGTGAGGCACCAAGAAAACAACTTCAAGATACGCCTGGAAACCTTTTG GTCTTCTCTTAGATGCTGTCTTTGGAtcaactttttctgtttttcaaaggcaaggtttTGTTATCTAAAAGTGATGCACATTATtatcttatttaaaatgttcatctGTACTTTTCATGTAATGTTTGTCACAAATATAGTAAAGATGATTTTGCCTTGA
- the cenpk gene encoding centromere protein K isoform X2 has translation MDQCEDQFVQLKKLQNEIILCEPDSCESPQEQSVNQLMATEAELKQWMTVEPKLLARNSEVLLQAGKDEMLKLCSELEMIVSCYEAKRDKLRETKELELKWLEEKKHMLIAASDHVEKLKNEKEKLSELSVWHDTKAKIQKMKVYEERLMESLGEVLEKHAPLPQNESSANKKKKNITSELHEDWISLNEILELLMNKVLTTPHDPYVTIDGTFWPPYVEMLLRYGIAVRHQENNFKIRLETFWSSLRCCLWINFFCFSKARFCYLKVMHIIILFKMFICTFHVMFVTNIVKMILP, from the exons ATGGACCAGTGTGAAGATCAGTTTGTTCAGCTTAAAAAG CTTCAGAATGAGATCATACTTTGTGAACCAGATTCCTGTGAGAGTCCACAGGAGCAG TCAGTGAATCAGCTGATGGCAACAGAAGCTGAGCTGAAGCAGTGGATGACAGTGGAACCAAAAT TACTGGCACGGAATTCTGAAGTTCTACTTCAAGCTGGAAAAGATGAG ATGCTCAAGCTGTGCTCTGAACTTGAAATGATTGTTTCCTGCTATGAAGCAAAGCGAGACAAACTGAGAGAAACTAAAGAACT GGAACTGAAATGGCTGGAGGAGAAGAAACATATGCTGATAGCTGCCAGTGATCATGTTGAAAAGCTTAAGAATGAGAAGGAGAAATTATCAGAGCTCAG tgtatggcaTGACACCAAGGCCAAAATTCAGAAGATGAAGGTGTATGAGGAACGGTTGATGGAGTCTCTGGGCGAAGTTCTAGAGAAACATGCCCCTTTGCCTCAGAATGAATCCAGtgcaaacaaaaagaagaag aaCATAACCTCAGAGCTACATGAAGACTGGATTTCACTTAACGAAATTCTTGAG CTACTTATGAACAAAGTTCTGACAACCCCACATGACCCCTATGTGACGATAGATGGCACATTCTGGCCTCCATATGTAGAGATGCTGCTCCGCTATGGTATTGCAGTGAGGCACCAAGAAAACAACTTCAAGATACGCCTGGAAACCTTTTG GTCTTCTCTTAGATGCTGTCTTTGGAtcaactttttctgtttttcaaaggcaaggtttTGTTATCTAAAAGTGATGCACATTATtatcttatttaaaatgttcatctGTACTTTTCATGTAATGTTTGTCACAAATATAGTAAAGATGATTTTGCCTTGA
- the LOC121508966 gene encoding stromal membrane-associated protein 1-like, giving the protein MTTRSEREKAQKLNEQHQAILSKMLREEDNKYCADCEAKGPRWASWNLGVFICIRCAGIHRNLGVHISRVKSVNLDQWTSEQIQSIQDMGNTKARQLYEANLPESFRRPQTDQAVEFFIRDKYEKKKYCSKNVTNGSSPKEVKKEKEPDGGSKVSSYSKCEEPRPVPKISPAKTSEPAVNLLGLDAPTAASANNGSTSTSQNNNDLDIFGPMVSNPLPASSSAAQFPQVSSSNAASTPTQAPSAGAAGGTASSGSGQGDLDLFSDSSSTTKTDDTAKKPLSKDSILSLYGTNSMSQQAPAAGMFMGPSQMQFPVQAAAGYQTFPGMGTAMPPTTVMGAMMAQSGAGMMGPNPGMMVGMTMPNGFMGNAQATGVMGMAPRMMGPQGGAMPAGMMPAQGMYAIQPGQQAQWNMGQMNQQMSGLTLNGAGGQMAFAQPPSAMGGWAAAGSGQTLSTQLWK; this is encoded by the exons ATGACGACCCGCTCGGAGAGGGAGAAGGCCCAGAAACTGAACGAGCAGCACCAGGCCATCCTGTCCAAAATGCTGAGAGAGGAAGACAACAAGTACTGCGCCGACTGCGAGGCGAAAG GTCCGAGATGGGCTTCCTGGAATCTAGGAGTATTTATCTGCATCCGATGTGCAGGCATCCACAGGAACCTGGGAGTACACATATCCAGAGTGAAATCTGTCAACCTGGACCAGTGGACTTCAGAACAAATCCAG AGTATACAGGATATGGGTAACACCAAGGCCAGACAACTCTACGAGGCCAACCTTCCAGAAAGCTTCAGAAGACCTCAAACAGACCA AGCTGTGGAATTCTTCATCAGGGATAAATATGAGAAGAAGAAATACTGCAGCAAGAATGTGACCAATGGAAGCAGT CCAAAAGAAGTTAAGAAAGAGAAGGAGCCAGATGGAGGGAGCAAGGTGTCATCGTACAGCAAG TGTGAAGAGCCCAGGCCAGTTCCAAAAATTAGCCCTGCTAAGACTTCAGAACCTGCTGTGAACCTACTAGGCCTTG ACGCACCAACAGCTGCATCAGCTAACAATGGTAGCACGAGCACAAGCCAGAACAACAATGACCTGGATATATTCGGCCCCATGGTGTCCAACCCCCTCCCTGCATCCTCGTCGGCAGCTCAGTTTCCTCAG GTGAGCTCTAGTAATGCGGCCAGCACTCCGACACAAGCTCCatcagcaggagcagcaggaggTACAGCCAGCTCAGGGTCAGGGCAGGGAGACCTGGACTTGTTCAGTGACAGCAGTAGCACCACTAAAACTGACGACACAGCCAAGAAGCCCCTGTCCAAGGACTCCATCCTGTCCCTGTACGGGACAAACAGCATGTCACAACAAGCCCCTGCTG ctggCATGTTCATGGGCCCCTCCCAGATGCAGTTTCCTGTCCAGGCTGCTGCTGGTTATCAGACCTTCCCTGGCATGGGCACCGCCATGCCACCTACAACTGTCATGGGTGCCATGATGGCTCAGAGCGGGGCGGGCATGATGGGGCCTAATCCAGGCATGATGGTTGGGATGACAATGCCCAATGGCTTCATGGGGAATGCACAAGCCACAGGTGTGATGGGCATGGCACCGAGGATGATGGGACCACAGGGTGGCGCAATGCCTGCAGGCATGATGCCAGCTCAGGGCATGTACGCCATCCAGCCTGGGCAACAGGCTCAGTGGAACATGGGTCAG ATGAATCAGCAGATGTCAGGATTGACTCTGAATGGTGCTGGTGGTCAGATGGCCTTCGCTCAGCCCCCGTCAGCCATGGGTGGATGGGCCGCTGCTGGATCTGGCCAGACTTTGAGCACACAGCTGTGGAAGTGA
- the LOC121508119 gene encoding keratin, type I cytoskeletal 19-like → MYGMYSGSSSSISSGPVIRQSRSFTSSVPHKAHSVSALSFRQGPRISSTQVRTISSGFGGGMGASSGLGGGFGGGFDLSNALDQSSVHLNEKATMQNLNDRLASYLEKVRSLEAANAKLEKQIREYYEQKGPAAERDYSNYWAIINDLKDKIAAATIGNANILLQIDNSKLAADDFKTKFEHEQMMRQSVEADIANLRRLLDQTTLTKADLEMQIEGLQDELAYLKKNHAEELAALRSQLTGTVNVEVDAAPGQDLNKVLEDIRAQYESINEKHRRDQEAWFNDKSAALSKEVAISTETIQTSKTEIGDLRRTLQGLEIELQSQLSMKAALENTLAETEARYSAMLAGFQNTINMLEGELANVRASIEQQGQDYRMLLDIKTRLEQEIATYRSLLDTEESRPIGSGGSKTTVTTTTVRTSS, encoded by the exons ATGTACGGAATGtacagcggcagcagcagcagcatctctTCAGGTCCAGTAATAAGGCAGAGCCGCAGCTTCACCTCCAGTGTGCCTCACAAGGCACACAGTGTGTCGGCGCTCAGCTTCAGACAGGGCCCCCGCATCTCCTCCACCCAAGTGCGCACCATCTCCTCTGGGTTTGGGGGTGGCATGGGGGCCAGCAGTGGGCTTGGCGGTGGCTTTGGTGGCGGCTTTGACCTGTCCAATGCCCTAGACCAGAGCAGCGTCCACCTGAATGAAAAGGCCACCATGCAGAACCTAAATGACCGTCTGGCCTCTTACCTGGAGAAGGTGCGCTCTCTGGAGGCAGCCAACGCCAAGCTGGAGAAGCAGATCAGAGAGTACTATGAGCAGAAGGGccctgcagctgagagggactACAGCAACTACTGGGCCATCATCAACGACCTGAAGGACAAG ATTGCAGCCGCCACCATTGGTAATGCCAACATCCTGCTCCAGATTGACAACTCCAAGCTGGCTGCTGATGACTTCAAAACCAA ATTCGAGCATGAGCAGATGATGCGCCAGTCAGTGGAGGCTGACATCGCCAACCTGCGTCGCCTCCTTGACCAGACTACCCTGACTAAGGCTGACCTGGAGATGCAGATCGAGGGCCTGCAAGATGAGTTGGCCTACCTCAAGAAGAATCACGCAGAG GAGCTGGCAGCACTGCGCTCTCAGCTTACTGGCACAGTCAATGTGGAGGTGGACGCTGCACCCGGGCAGGACCTCAACAAAGTCTTGGAAGATATCCGTGCTCAGTATGAATCCATCAATGAAAAACACCGTCGGGACCAGGAGGCCTGGTTTAATGATAAG TCTGCAGCCCTGAGCAAAGAAGTggccatcagcacagagacaatCCAGACGTCCAAGACAGAGATCGGTGACCTGAGGCGCACACTGCAGGGCCTGGAGATTGAGCTACAGTCTCAGCTCAGTatg AAAGCGGCTCTGGAGAACACACTTGCAGAGACAGAAGCTCGTTACAGCGCTATGCTCGCCGGTTTCCAAAACACAATCAACATGCTTGAAGGCGAACTCGCCAACGTGAGGGCTAGCATCGAGCAGCAGGGACAGGACTACAGGATGCTGTTGGACATTAAGACAAGGCTGGAGCAGGAGATCGCCACCTACAGGAGTCTGCTGGACACAGAAGAGTCCAG ACCAATTGGTTCAG GGGGCTCAAAAACCACAGTCACAACCACCACTGTGCGCACCTCCAGTTAG